From the genome of Bacteroidia bacterium:
CCTGACCATGGGCGACCGTACGGTTACCCGGAGGATGGTGATTAACCGGTGATGCAGCCGTTTTCGCTGACCGTACTGGGAAGCAGTTCGGCGCTTCCCGCGGCAGGAAGACATCCAAGCGCTCATGTGTTACAAGTACATGAGCGTTTTTATTTGATTGACTGCGGAGAAGGGACTCAGATGCAGCTGAGACGATTCAACTTTTCAATATTAAAAATCGAGGCTGTTTTTATCACGCATCTGCACGGTGATCATTATTACGGATTACCCGGGCTGCTGGGATCTATGCATCTGCTGGGAAGAAAAAAGCCTCTGAATATATTTGCACCGCCCGGCTTGCGCGAAATCATCGAACTGCAACACAGGTTTTCCGACACATTTCTGCACTTCCCGCTTGAAATTCATGAAGTAACGGAAGAGGTGTGCAACGTGTTCAGCGATGAACGGATTAGTGTGAAAACTTTCCCACTCAAACACCGCATCCCCTGTAACGGCTACCTTTTTGAAGAAGTTCCCGCAGATGGAACACTGGACGTACAGAAGGCGGAAGCGCTCGGCGTGCCCAAAGAATTCCTCGGCGCATTAAAAAGAGGAGTTGCCTACGTAGCGGAAAATGGAAAAGAAATAAAAAAAGAAGATGTGGTGCATCCACCTCCCCCTCCCAGAAAACTGGCTTACTGTTCAGATACCCTCCGATCGGATGAATTTACAAAAGTGATTCAGGGCGCAAGTTTGCTCTATCATGAGGCCACTTTTATGGAAGTACACCGCGACAAAGCAAAAAAGACCTGGCATTCCACGGCGAAGGATGCAGCCGAAGCAGCCGCTGCCGCCCGGGTAAAACAACTGCTGATCGGACACTTCAGTGCGCGGTATTACGACAGCGCCGGGCTTTTAGCCGAGGCCCGCGCCCTGTTTCCCAATACGTTGGCTGCCGAGGAAGGGCGTTCCTACCCTGCAGAACACTGAAAAAGCGTTATTAAGACAAAAATCATGTTTTCAAATAGGGGAACTTATATATATTTGCGTGCTATTTAAACTGATTCTAAATTAAAATGACTGAAAATCAAAATGTTGTGATTGCCACTGAAAACTTCCTGGTGAGAGAAGGACTCAGGGGCATCCTTCGAACAGCGGTTGGTTTCAGTTTAGCAGGAGAATGCACGCAGAGTACAGACCTGCTCGAATTACTACTCACTACTCATCCCAAGGTGCTGGTTATTAATTATACAGATTCCGGATTTGACCTGTCGCTGGTTAAAAAAGTGAACCGGTACTTTCCCGAAACGCATATTCTGGCTATCACTCCCATTCAGCCCCGTCAGACAGTAAGCAAGGCTATCGCGGCGGGCATCATCAGCCATCTGCTTACGAATTGCGAAAAGGACGAGATACTGGAAGCCATTGTGGCCACTTCCAGAGGAGAAAAATTTTTCTGCGGTAAGATCCTTAACCAAACCATGAATGAAAAAGGTGCGGAATCTTCCGGATCTTTTTCCTGTAACGGCGTTCGGATCTCCTCGCGTGAAGTAGAGATTATTCAACTGGTAGCAGAAGGACTAACGAATAAAGCGATTGCCGATAAGCTCTGCCTCAGTTCTCACACCATTATGACTCACCGTAAAAATATTATGGCCAAAATAGGGGTTAACAATACCGCGAGTCTTGTGCTTTTTGCCATTAAAAATGGCCTGGTACCTCAGGATCAATTCCTGCTTAATCCCACACCCAACTGATACCTGAATCAAGGTACCAGAAATACCTAATATCCGGTATTTGATTGAATTTCAAGCTAATTAGCTTTGCTGTGTTATTTATACTTAATCTAAATAAGCACAGCATATGCGATACCTTCTTACACTGGCTCTATTAAATACCGCACTGTTTTCTGCAGCACAAAACGACAGCACCACGATGACTCCGCCGCTGAACGCGGTAAATACAATTATTCATTCGAAATCGGAAAACAAACTAACCATCGGTGCATACGGTCAGGTGGAATACACACGGCAGTTTGGCGACACCGCGTATCACAACGCCCTGATTGATGTGCACCGGTTGGTTATGTTTCTGGGGTATAAGTTCAATGACAAGACGCATTTTGTGGGGGAGCTTGAATTCGAGCACGTGAATGAAGCGGCGGTGGAGCAGGCCTTCATTAATTATCAGCTCACGAAGTGGATGGATCTCCGAACGGGGTTACTCCTGGTGCCTATGGGCATCATTAATGAATACCATGAACCTACCACCTTTAACGGAACGATTCGTCCGAACATTGACAAAAACATCATCCCAAGTACCTGGAGAGAATTGGGAGCAGGAGTTACGGGTAAGTTTAACGCAGCATCCGTACGTTACCAGCTTTACGCGATGAACGGGTTCATGGGATACGACGGGACAGGCAAATTCAAAGGGAGCGACGGGCTGCGTGGCGGTCGTCAGAAGGGAATAAAGTCTGTGATGACCACTCCGGATTTTTCCGTGAAGGTTGATTATTACGGAGTAAAAAATCTCAAAGTTGGTCTCGCGGGTTACTTCGGGGAAAGCGAAAGCAAGCTGTACGAAGGGCTATGGAAAGAGGATACGCTTCAAAATGCTCGGGCAAAATTCGACTCCTCGCTGGTAGGCATCAGCATGACCGGCGTGGATGTGCGTTACAAGATTATCGGTGTGGAATTTCGCGCTCAGTACATTCTCTGCTCGCTCAGCAACACAGAATCCTACAATAAGCTCACCGGCAAGGATCTCGGAGCGTCTATGGCAGGTTATTATGTAGAACTGGGATACAATATTCTGGAGATGACCAAATGCAAAAAAGAAAACAAACTCATTGTATTTGGTCGCTATGAAGACTATGATACACATGCCTCAGTAGCCGGCACACTCACACGAAATAAATCGTTTCACCGCAAGGAACTGACTGCCGGAATAGGTTATTTTATGGGTACCTCCGTAGCCTTCAAGGCAGATTTCTCCCAACTAAGCACGGATCAGGATAACGACGTTCCGAAGAAGTACTTCAACATGGGCTTCGGCTTCTGGTTCTAAGGGTATATCATGACGGGTTTAGTACCTTCGCGTAATGCTTCTCATTGCGGAAAGCGGGGGTACTCGTACCCGTTGGATCCTGACCGATAAACGGAAGACCCTGCCATTAGATGGTCACGGACTGAATCCGAACAGCGTAGACCACCGCCTGATCAAAAAAGAATTATCGCGAATCGCCAAAAGAATCCGTAAATATTCTGTTGACGAGGTAATTTTTTACGGCGCAGGTTGTGGCCGCAGTGCGCCCCGCGAACAAATGATGGGGCTTCTAAGCGCACAATTTCCAGCAGCCACCATATCCGTTTATACCGACCTGGAGGCTGCGGCCGCAGGGATGCTGGGAAACCGGAGCGGGTACATCGGCATTTTGGGTACTGGAAGCAACGCCGGATATTTTTCAGGGAAAAAGATAACTCGTACTACCGGTGCCGGGGGATTTCCGGCCGGAGATCACGGCAGCGGAGCCTGGATGGGATTACGAATGGTACAAGATGCTGAAACGGGCAGAATGCCTTTACGGCTGGTTCGCGCATGGAAACCGGCCATCCGAAAATCTTTCTCTGATAAACAACCTGCGGCGGCGCTGGCGCGGCTCGCAAAACTTGCCGGTAAAAAAAGAAAGGACGCCTATGTCCGTTCTCTGCTGCTGGAAGCCTTTGTCCTTTATCATTCCTATTATCTTAAACCCCTGCGTATACGTCGGAACTCGGTTCTTGCGTTAACTGGCGGCATTGCATGGAATTTCCGGACCGAACTGCGATCCTTCCTTCGCCGTAAAGGATTCACCTTGCTGCGTTTTTATCCTGACCCCGTGGAAGGACTCATCCGGTATCACCGTTATTTGTTGAGCAGACGGAAATAAGCAGCAAGATCCCAGTTGTTGCCGTAAAAGCATCCATCGTAGTAATAGATCATATCTATATTTACCGCGATAAAAACGATCACGAGAACCGTAAAAATAATTTTGCTCCAAATCGAGGAAATATTCATGATCAGCCAGGCGAGTCCCACTGCCAGAAAAGGATAAAGCACTATAAAACTCCGGCCGCCGTATGCGCAGCCGAACATCCAGCTATGCCAGGAGGCTGCGAGGTATGTCACCAGCA
Proteins encoded in this window:
- a CDS encoding ribonuclease Z, with product MQPFSLTVLGSSSALPAAGRHPSAHVLQVHERFYLIDCGEGTQMQLRRFNFSILKIEAVFITHLHGDHYYGLPGLLGSMHLLGRKKPLNIFAPPGLREIIELQHRFSDTFLHFPLEIHEVTEEVCNVFSDERISVKTFPLKHRIPCNGYLFEEVPADGTLDVQKAEALGVPKEFLGALKRGVAYVAENGKEIKKEDVVHPPPPPRKLAYCSDTLRSDEFTKVIQGASLLYHEATFMEVHRDKAKKTWHSTAKDAAEAAAAARVKQLLIGHFSARYYDSAGLLAEARALFPNTLAAEEGRSYPAEH
- a CDS encoding response regulator transcription factor, with product MTENQNVVIATENFLVREGLRGILRTAVGFSLAGECTQSTDLLELLLTTHPKVLVINYTDSGFDLSLVKKVNRYFPETHILAITPIQPRQTVSKAIAAGIISHLLTNCEKDEILEAIVATSRGEKFFCGKILNQTMNEKGAESSGSFSCNGVRISSREVEIIQLVAEGLTNKAIADKLCLSSHTIMTHRKNIMAKIGVNNTASLVLFAIKNGLVPQDQFLLNPTPN